A region from the Candidatus Sysuiplasma jiujiangense genome encodes:
- a CDS encoding glycosyltransferase has product MIENIAMKVNDRISIIIPVINERENVVNLLCEFDKLVSEFGLNVLDEVVFVDDGSSDGTVETIKEQARVINRKYKINIVERHKKMGQVDACIIGSRVANNDTIVIMDADLQHPPKTLIAMSSNRIDDIDIVAASRHVRGGGNIWSPTRGVISRVAILMAQMLIKPARRLKDPTTGYFMTSRDNISDLRPLAKRTKLMLYLLSMRPELKVKEVAYTFVDRTTGRSKTITRGPSFIVNYIIEVLGYMKLCAKSRFTINNSHNKRLAQRSSFRER; this is encoded by the coding sequence TTGATAGAGAATATTGCCATGAAAGTGAACGATAGAATTTCAATCATAATTCCAGTCATCAACGAAAGAGAAAACGTTGTAAACCTCCTATGTGAATTTGATAAGCTGGTATCAGAATTTGGGCTTAATGTTCTTGACGAAGTCGTATTTGTTGATGATGGGAGTTCAGACGGCACTGTCGAAACTATCAAAGAACAAGCCAGAGTAATTAATCGTAAGTACAAAATCAATATTGTGGAACGACACAAAAAAATGGGTCAAGTAGATGCTTGCATAATAGGAAGCAGAGTCGCAAACAACGATACAATTGTGATAATGGACGCTGATTTACAGCATCCGCCTAAGACACTGATTGCTATGTCATCGAACAGGATAGATGATATCGACATAGTTGCTGCATCCAGACATGTAAGAGGTGGTGGCAATATTTGGTCACCGACAAGAGGCGTAATAAGCCGAGTCGCCATATTAATGGCGCAAATGCTGATTAAACCGGCACGAAGGCTAAAAGACCCAACCACAGGATACTTCATGACGAGTAGAGACAACATCTCGGATCTTCGCCCGTTAGCTAAACGCACAAAATTGATGCTATACCTGCTATCCATGCGACCTGAATTGAAAGTGAAGGAAGTTGCATACACTTTCGTCGACCGCACGACCGGCAGATCAAAGACAATTACTCGAGGACCCTCTTTTATTGTCAATTATATTATTGAGGTTCTTGGATACATGAAACTCTGCGCGAAAAGTAGATTTACGATTAATAATTCACATAACAAGCGCTTAGCACAGAGATCTAGTTTCAGGGAACGATAA
- a CDS encoding TA0938 family protein, whose amino-acid sequence MTSSLSSTKQWNSWTTTLWQDLRGASSLQINNTRGCALCDATWGEYWDEVEGEKRRFCCSTCAFAFRNMIAKVKESTQWPSIDRLEINGNNTTGRNCLAVCKAKMLRFYIKFNDDGRIFDFHSL is encoded by the coding sequence ATGACATCCAGTCTGTCGTCTACAAAACAGTGGAACTCCTGGACGACTACCTTATGGCAAGACTTGAGAGGGGCGAGCAGTTTGCAGATTAACAACACACGTGGATGTGCTCTGTGCGATGCAACATGGGGAGAATACTGGGATGAGGTGGAAGGCGAAAAAAGGCGTTTCTGCTGCAGCACATGCGCTTTTGCGTTCAGGAACATGATAGCTAAGGTTAAGGAATCAACTCAGTGGCCAAGTATAGACAGGCTCGAAATAAATGGTAACAATACGACCGGCAGGAACTGTCTTGCCGTCTGCAAAGCGAAAATGCTGAGGTTTTACATCAAATTCAACGATGACGGCAGGATATTTGATTTCCATAGTTTGTGA
- a CDS encoding iron-containing redox enzyme family protein: protein MKCPACLETVEGAKFTGLANHLLVNAKQAGNQHVRWLNRYVVREKITETELEALLVNLYEINGDLKGWIVNRLIERIYADPPHPFIQKLQHPDKKTIYGYVMEHHHFLVQWVRSCASIISRTDLEDVQMYEIDNIVSEFRGNPPVQPSHHELLLRMGESIGIGRNTVYASRPLPATANCLKWWNRIASECTWIETMAAMHTLELTANPDIKKMGSSMTYFDPAILEDREYPEAVKSFLYEGYKADAGHSMEALDLIVKYCNTTDLQHDIQSVVYKTVELLDDYLMARLERGEQFAD, encoded by the coding sequence GTGAAATGCCCGGCGTGTCTTGAAACGGTTGAAGGCGCAAAATTTACCGGTCTGGCAAATCATCTGCTGGTTAATGCCAAACAGGCCGGCAATCAGCATGTCCGGTGGCTGAACAGATATGTCGTTCGCGAGAAAATTACGGAGACGGAACTGGAGGCATTGCTCGTCAACCTTTACGAGATTAACGGAGACCTGAAAGGATGGATCGTGAACCGCCTGATTGAAAGAATATATGCGGATCCGCCCCATCCCTTTATTCAGAAGCTCCAACATCCTGACAAGAAGACAATCTACGGGTATGTGATGGAACATCACCATTTCCTTGTCCAGTGGGTCAGATCCTGCGCTTCAATAATCTCCCGTACAGACCTGGAGGATGTGCAGATGTATGAGATAGACAACATCGTTTCGGAGTTCAGGGGAAATCCTCCGGTCCAACCGTCTCACCATGAACTTCTTCTCAGAATGGGCGAGAGCATCGGTATCGGCAGAAACACGGTGTATGCAAGCAGACCGCTGCCTGCCACAGCAAACTGCCTTAAATGGTGGAATCGTATCGCCAGTGAATGCACCTGGATTGAAACAATGGCCGCAATGCATACACTCGAGCTCACTGCCAATCCCGACATTAAAAAGATGGGTTCAAGCATGACGTATTTCGACCCTGCCATCCTCGAGGACAGGGAATATCCGGAAGCAGTCAAGTCCTTCCTTTACGAAGGTTACAAGGCCGATGCGGGTCACTCGATGGAAGCTCTGGATCTCATAGTGAAGTACTGCAACACAACGGACCTTCAGCATGACATCCAGTCTGTCGTCTACAAAACAGTGGAACTCCTGGACGACTACCTTATGGCAAGACTTGAGAGGGGCGAGCAGTTTGCAGATTAA
- a CDS encoding site-specific integrase yields MKPSREELSNFRTWAIGSGKYSPSTAVRMNVTVKSLSKRFDIHNISAEKLWSYVETERKKGKCEGTINNEMKDIRAWLSFRKSDVRVPMLRMKRSCEPWIPTDEEVWKMINSEKLNDGGLKGLRNRVMIEILAFCGLRVGEMTRLKVRDYQNGRLHVESEKLEADRIVAMPDFVRDDIEEYLKAADLKMESPLFTSGNGSLSYHCIRNVIRKVSCDCGIGKMHPHALRHWCATRLIKNRVSLRAVQIHLGHATISTTERYTHLSGEDVAREIETSFNSYSNTNRRKQ; encoded by the coding sequence ATGAAACCAAGTCGGGAAGAACTGTCCAATTTCAGGACGTGGGCGATAGGCAGCGGAAAATACTCTCCGTCCACTGCCGTCAGAATGAATGTGACCGTGAAGTCGCTTTCGAAAAGATTCGACATACACAACATTTCTGCCGAAAAATTATGGTCTTATGTCGAAACCGAAAGAAAGAAGGGAAAGTGCGAAGGCACAATAAACAATGAAATGAAGGATATCAGGGCATGGCTCTCATTCAGAAAATCAGATGTTCGGGTTCCGATGCTCAGGATGAAGCGGAGCTGTGAACCCTGGATACCGACCGACGAAGAAGTCTGGAAAATGATAAATTCAGAAAAGCTCAATGACGGAGGCCTGAAAGGATTGAGAAACCGGGTGATGATAGAGATACTTGCATTCTGCGGACTGAGGGTTGGCGAGATGACTCGACTGAAGGTGAGGGACTATCAGAACGGCAGACTGCATGTCGAGAGCGAGAAGCTGGAGGCGGACAGGATCGTCGCAATGCCCGATTTCGTCAGGGACGACATCGAAGAATATCTGAAAGCTGCCGATTTGAAGATGGAAAGCCCGTTATTCACTTCGGGCAACGGCAGTCTTTCCTACCACTGCATAAGAAACGTGATAAGAAAAGTCAGCTGCGATTGCGGTATTGGAAAAATGCATCCGCATGCACTGAGACACTGGTGCGCTACCCGGCTGATAAAGAACCGTGTGAGTCTGAGGGCTGTCCAGATACATCTCGGGCATGCAACAATCAGCACCACCGAACGATACACGCACCTTTCGGGAGAAGACGTTGCACGGGAGATAGAGACAAGTTTCAATTCTTACAGCAACACAAACAGACGAAAACAGTGA